The following are encoded together in the Pedobacter sp. D749 genome:
- a CDS encoding TlpA disulfide reductase family protein, protein MNTYYHRSIQFILFLLLITGSTVSFAQKKAPNYTLKGKITGMKPTDKVTVYLERYIGDDMQQDSVLVKNGTFSFRGNVKDPVWSVLSYSLTSKGKNQKDEAVRPSFQLFIEKGVLNISFPLGNITQPIFSGSPLNIEKVAYENKTAALTEALSDARSAYFNIEDLMSDSTQNKEKLRQQMKTIEKASDSLDQIKITTDSSYIARHPSNYFSLYLLSESFRHGMPFEKTMDLFKQIMAPLKLTAVGKKLTADLKLAQKVSVGMVAPEFSLPDSTGKLVSLSSYKGKYVLVDFWASWCVPCRQENPNVVAAYQKFAAHNFNVLGISSDFDKGSWMTALREDKLSWPNLQDVGSKVGKLFDVTMIPSNFLIDPNGKIIAKNLRGAALEHKLAEVLPH, encoded by the coding sequence ATGAACACATATTATCACAGATCGATCCAATTTATACTTTTTCTGTTGCTGATTACAGGCAGCACTGTGTCTTTTGCGCAAAAGAAAGCTCCGAATTACACATTAAAGGGAAAAATAACAGGCATGAAACCCACTGATAAAGTGACTGTATACCTTGAACGTTATATAGGCGATGACATGCAACAGGATTCTGTCCTGGTAAAAAACGGAACCTTCAGTTTCCGCGGGAACGTAAAGGATCCGGTATGGTCAGTCCTTTCTTATTCCCTAACCTCTAAAGGAAAGAATCAGAAAGACGAAGCTGTGCGCCCGTCCTTTCAATTGTTTATTGAGAAAGGGGTTTTGAACATCTCTTTTCCCTTGGGAAACATTACACAACCCATATTTTCAGGTTCTCCATTGAATATAGAAAAGGTAGCTTATGAAAATAAAACAGCGGCACTTACAGAGGCTTTGAGTGATGCGAGGTCTGCTTATTTCAACATTGAGGACCTGATGAGTGACAGCACACAAAATAAGGAAAAGCTCAGACAGCAGATGAAGACAATAGAAAAGGCATCAGATTCGCTGGATCAGATAAAAATCACAACAGACAGTTCATATATAGCCCGTCATCCCTCCAATTATTTCAGTCTTTACCTTTTATCAGAGTCTTTCAGGCACGGAATGCCTTTTGAAAAAACCATGGACTTGTTTAAACAAATTATGGCCCCTTTGAAACTGACTGCAGTTGGAAAAAAACTGACTGCAGACCTTAAACTTGCACAAAAAGTAAGTGTTGGGATGGTGGCACCAGAATTTTCCCTACCTGATTCTACCGGAAAGTTAGTCAGCTTATCTTCCTACAAGGGAAAATATGTGCTTGTCGATTTCTGGGCCAGCTGGTGTGTGCCTTGCAGGCAGGAAAATCCTAATGTAGTTGCGGCCTATCAAAAATTTGCTGCACACAATTTTAACGTACTGGGCATCTCTTCAGATTTTGATAAAGGCTCCTGGATGACCGCCTTGCGTGAGGATAAATTATCCTGGCCAAATCTACAGGATGTTGGCTCCAAAGTCGGTAAACTGTTTGATGTGACTATGATCCCGTCGAATTTCCTGATTGACCCGAACGGCAAGATTATCGCAAAAAACCTAAGGGGAGCAGCACTGGAGCATAAACTGGCAGAAGTGCTTCCCCACTAA
- a CDS encoding pitrilysin family protein, with the protein MKIYKINIALLIAGNCLPLLAGAQHKPAKSTVAVHHTVRPGTKLIPLDPSVRTGKLANGFTYYIRYNNEPEHRVVMYLANKVGSILETDEEQGLSHFLEHMSFNGTEHFPKSELINYLQKAGVRFGADLNAYTSFDETVYQLPLPTDDPAVMKNGLQIMRDWAQGLTLETAEIEKERGVIMEEERLGKGAEDRILRQTLPVMVNNSRYASRLPIGKADVILHFKPEVIRNYYHNWYRPNLQALIIVGDIDVAKMEQLIRQKFADLKNPPNEKPRVKYSSSLTGKNQFLAVTDKELTNTVIEVNSKHKEQKIYTENDYRASLLRNLFNGMLSRRYMELSRQANPPFLEGGAAIREVMPGLEAFKLYVSCRPGEVESGFKAVWRETARLQRLGFSKTELERSKREYLNDMEAMMQEKDKMTSNTYVNAYMNHFLYGGAAPGLSKQNEMVNRFIPTITLAEVNALAKEYIRETDRDIIVTAPEKDKATLPAESAVLAWIKEVNAEKMDAFKDDVSTLPLLAHMPVPGKIVKEEKDAKTGLTFLTLSNGVNVILKKTNFKNDEIVFQAFTNGGTSLYSDADYESAANASNIISSAGVGNYNASQLEKYLSGKQVSVFPFIDERMQGFIGSTNAKDMDSAFSLLYAYATEPRKDEQIFKGIISNAKAALVNKDDDPESVFSDTMTTVLGNYNVRRTPANLEKIAQISLNRAYSIYKERFANVTGMKFVLVGNIDEAKLKPHLEKYIASLPANGSIEAAKNLDIHVPEGLISKTVYAGKEDKAMVYLIFSGKFDYDYASTLKMQALKEALEIRLLERLREEESGVYSPAAEVSTRKLPDGRYGISIYFGCSPANVERMIASAVDEVEKLKKAGPAPENIEKFKAEDLHTMQTTMKTNNFWLDYLTGQLSNGEPLDQISDYNQIIKGMTAKEVKDIADKYLTGKNYIRLVLLPESAKAK; encoded by the coding sequence ATGAAAATCTACAAAATTAATATAGCCCTGCTTATCGCAGGCAATTGCCTGCCTTTGCTTGCGGGAGCACAACACAAGCCTGCTAAATCCACTGTTGCCGTTCACCATACTGTTCGGCCGGGCACAAAACTGATTCCGCTGGATCCCTCGGTGCGTACCGGGAAGTTGGCTAATGGTTTTACCTATTATATCCGCTATAACAATGAGCCTGAGCACCGTGTAGTGATGTATCTTGCCAATAAGGTAGGATCTATCCTGGAGACAGATGAGGAGCAGGGACTTTCACATTTCCTGGAGCATATGAGTTTTAATGGAACGGAGCACTTTCCCAAAAGTGAGCTGATCAATTATCTCCAGAAAGCCGGTGTAAGGTTTGGTGCCGATTTAAATGCCTACACCAGTTTTGATGAAACAGTTTATCAGTTACCGCTGCCGACAGATGATCCTGCGGTAATGAAAAACGGGCTGCAGATTATGCGCGATTGGGCACAAGGACTAACACTTGAGACTGCCGAGATTGAAAAGGAGCGCGGTGTGATTATGGAAGAAGAAAGGTTGGGTAAGGGCGCTGAAGATCGCATATTAAGACAAACCCTTCCGGTGATGGTAAATAACTCGCGTTATGCCTCACGTTTGCCTATTGGTAAAGCAGATGTAATCCTTCATTTTAAACCAGAAGTGATTCGCAATTATTACCATAACTGGTACCGTCCTAACCTGCAGGCCCTTATTATTGTAGGTGATATCGACGTGGCAAAAATGGAACAACTGATCCGGCAAAAATTTGCTGACCTGAAAAACCCGCCAAATGAAAAACCAAGGGTAAAGTATAGTTCTTCCTTAACAGGAAAAAACCAGTTTCTTGCGGTAACGGATAAAGAATTGACCAATACGGTTATAGAAGTTAATTCCAAGCATAAAGAGCAGAAAATTTATACAGAGAATGATTACCGTGCTTCACTGCTGAGAAATCTGTTCAACGGAATGCTGAGCAGGCGTTACATGGAATTATCACGGCAAGCCAATCCTCCGTTTTTAGAAGGTGGTGCCGCAATTCGTGAAGTTATGCCAGGACTGGAAGCATTTAAACTTTATGTTAGCTGCAGGCCCGGAGAAGTGGAGAGTGGATTTAAAGCGGTGTGGAGGGAAACGGCCAGGCTGCAGCGGCTGGGCTTTTCTAAAACAGAGCTTGAGCGTTCCAAAAGGGAGTATCTGAATGATATGGAAGCGATGATGCAGGAAAAGGATAAAATGACTTCCAATACCTATGTAAATGCTTATATGAACCATTTCCTTTATGGCGGGGCCGCTCCTGGATTAAGCAAACAAAATGAAATGGTAAACCGGTTTATTCCTACAATTACGCTTGCAGAGGTAAATGCACTAGCCAAAGAATACATCAGGGAAACCGACAGGGATATCATTGTGACCGCACCTGAAAAGGATAAGGCAACTTTACCGGCCGAATCTGCTGTTTTAGCCTGGATAAAGGAAGTCAATGCAGAAAAGATGGATGCTTTTAAAGACGATGTAAGTACGTTGCCCTTACTGGCTCATATGCCGGTACCCGGAAAAATTGTGAAGGAGGAGAAAGATGCCAAAACCGGACTTACTTTCCTTACCCTCAGCAATGGTGTAAATGTGATCCTGAAGAAAACAAACTTCAAAAATGACGAGATTGTTTTCCAGGCTTTTACCAATGGGGGAACATCCTTATACAGTGATGCGGATTATGAAAGTGCAGCTAATGCCTCAAATATTATCTCTTCAGCAGGTGTAGGGAATTACAATGCCAGTCAGCTGGAAAAATATCTCTCAGGTAAACAGGTATCGGTTTTTCCTTTTATAGATGAGCGTATGCAGGGCTTTATTGGGAGTACAAATGCCAAAGATATGGACAGTGCCTTTAGTTTGCTGTATGCATACGCTACAGAACCGCGTAAAGATGAGCAGATTTTCAAAGGGATTATCTCCAATGCAAAAGCGGCCCTGGTGAACAAAGACGATGATCCTGAATCGGTTTTCAGTGATACAATGACTACAGTTTTGGGGAACTACAATGTCCGCCGTACGCCTGCTAACCTGGAGAAGATTGCACAGATCAGCCTTAATCGCGCATATTCGATATATAAGGAGAGATTCGCCAATGTAACAGGGATGAAATTTGTCCTTGTAGGAAATATAGACGAGGCAAAATTAAAGCCTCACCTGGAAAAATACATCGCTTCCCTTCCTGCAAACGGAAGCATAGAGGCAGCAAAAAATCTGGACATCCATGTGCCTGAAGGCTTGATATCCAAAACAGTATATGCTGGTAAGGAAGATAAGGCTATGGTTTACCTGATTTTTTCTGGAAAGTTTGATTATGATTACGCGAGTACCCTGAAGATGCAGGCACTAAAAGAAGCTTTGGAAATCCGTTTACTGGAAAGATTGCGGGAGGAAGAAAGTGGGGTTTACTCTCCTGCAGCGGAAGTAAGTACCCGTAAATTGCCTGATGGCAGATATGGTATATCTATCTATTTCGGCTGTTCACCAGCAAATGTAGAAAGGATGATTGCCTCTGCGGTGGATGAGGTTGAAAAGTTGAAGAAAGCTGGCCCGGCACCGGAAAACATTGAAAAGTTTAAGGCAGAAGACTTACATACGATGCAAACCACGATGAAAACAAATAATTTCTGGCTGGATTACCTGACTGGACAACTCAGCAATGGTGAGCCGCTGGACCAGATCAGCGACTACAACCAGATCATCAAAGGAATGACTGCAAAAGAGGTAAAAGATATTGCAGATAAATACCTGACCGGCAAGAATTATATCAGATTGGTACTGCTGCCAGAATCGGCTAAAGCAAAATAA
- the argS gene encoding arginine--tRNA ligase: MNFIIAETQKAIFELYKEEVAESVINIQETRKEFEGQATIVVFPITKISKKSPEQTATEIGEYLVANVADITKFNVVKGFLNLSIAESYFLKQFNEEILSPDFGVYAPNGKKVMVEYSSPNTNKPLHLGHVRNNLLGYSVSELLKAYGYDVVKVNLVNDRGIHICKSMLAWQRWGNGETPESTGLKGDHLVGKYYVIFDKEYKKEIDTLKAEGQTEEEAKKNAPLIKEAQQMLLKWEQGDEEVVSLWKTMNEWVYAGFNVTYKNLGVDFDKFYYESNTYLLGKGTVDEGLAKGVFFKKEDGSVWIDLTADGLDQKLVLRADGTSVYITQDLGTAEMKHDDFNMDESIYVVGNEQDYHFKVLFLILEKLGKSWAKGLYHLSYGMVDLPNGKMKSREGTVVDADELIESMVTTAREKTEELGKTNDFSEADKEELYKNIGLGALKYFLLKVEPKKRLLFNPAESIDFQGNTGPFIQYTHARIKSLLSKSDYKFGVGSLAFSGISDVELEMILQLAKYPEEIAIAAKAYSPASLANYLYELAKLFNKFYHEVPPIVKTEEGEAKQFRLNLSKKTADIIHAGMLILGITSPERM; encoded by the coding sequence ATGAATTTTATTATTGCCGAAACACAGAAAGCCATTTTTGAACTTTATAAGGAAGAAGTAGCCGAAAGTGTAATCAACATACAAGAAACCCGTAAAGAATTTGAAGGACAGGCAACCATTGTTGTTTTTCCCATCACTAAAATTTCGAAAAAATCGCCAGAACAAACGGCCACTGAAATTGGCGAATATTTAGTCGCTAACGTAGCTGATATTACCAAATTTAATGTAGTTAAGGGCTTTTTAAACTTAAGCATTGCTGAAAGTTATTTCTTAAAACAATTTAATGAAGAAATTTTATCGCCTGATTTTGGCGTATATGCACCGAATGGTAAAAAGGTAATGGTAGAATATTCGTCGCCAAATACCAATAAACCGCTTCACCTGGGGCATGTGCGTAATAACCTGTTGGGTTACTCGGTTTCTGAACTGCTTAAAGCTTACGGTTACGATGTAGTGAAGGTAAACCTGGTTAACGACCGTGGGATCCACATCTGTAAATCGATGCTGGCCTGGCAAAGGTGGGGCAATGGCGAAACGCCTGAAAGCACAGGCTTAAAAGGCGATCACCTGGTTGGAAAATACTATGTAATTTTCGATAAAGAGTATAAAAAAGAGATTGATACTTTAAAAGCGGAAGGACAAACTGAAGAAGAAGCCAAGAAAAATGCACCATTAATTAAAGAAGCACAACAAATGCTGTTGAAATGGGAGCAAGGGGATGAAGAGGTAGTTTCGCTTTGGAAAACCATGAACGAGTGGGTTTACGCTGGTTTTAATGTAACATATAAAAACCTTGGGGTAGATTTTGATAAGTTTTATTACGAAAGCAATACCTACCTGTTAGGAAAAGGTACGGTTGATGAAGGTTTGGCCAAAGGCGTTTTCTTTAAAAAAGAAGATGGTTCGGTATGGATCGATTTAACTGCAGATGGCTTAGACCAGAAACTGGTTTTGCGTGCGGATGGAACTTCAGTTTACATTACGCAGGATTTAGGTACTGCTGAAATGAAACACGACGATTTCAATATGGATGAGTCGATTTATGTGGTCGGAAATGAGCAGGATTACCATTTCAAAGTGTTGTTCCTGATTCTAGAAAAACTGGGCAAAAGCTGGGCAAAAGGTTTATACCACTTATCATACGGAATGGTCGATTTACCAAATGGTAAAATGAAAAGCCGCGAGGGAACCGTTGTAGATGCCGATGAGTTAATAGAGAGCATGGTAACCACCGCCCGTGAAAAAACAGAAGAATTGGGTAAAACCAACGATTTTAGTGAAGCAGATAAAGAAGAATTATATAAAAATATAGGTTTGGGCGCTTTAAAATATTTCCTTTTAAAGGTTGAACCGAAAAAACGTTTATTGTTTAATCCGGCTGAGAGTATCGATTTTCAGGGGAATACCGGGCCGTTTATTCAATATACGCATGCGCGGATTAAATCGTTGCTGAGCAAATCAGATTATAAGTTTGGCGTTGGGAGTTTGGCGTTTAGCGGGATAAGCGATGTGGAGTTGGAAATGATTCTGCAATTGGCAAAATATCCTGAAGAGATTGCTATTGCTGCAAAAGCTTACAGTCCGGCGAGTTTGGCTAACTATTTATACGAACTGGCTAAACTGTTTAACAAATTTTACCATGAGGTACCGCCAATTGTAAAAACGGAAGAAGGTGAAGCGAAACAGTTCCGTTTAAACCTGAGCAAAAAAACCGCCGATATCATTCATGCCGGAATGTTGATTTTAGGAATTACTTCGCCAGAGCGGATGTAA
- a CDS encoding arginine deiminase family protein, producing the protein MSEQNPNFKVSVTTEIGRLRKLLIHSPDSGLGKVVPSKAQDWLFEDIVHLDTIRKGEYDYYIKLLMYFLDPDKIKGKLAEIDSEASNRNYYKPNHPDFHNSKSVIEIQNLLSEMLEDESIRKKLVAAVCAIEGCTYKVQLELTNTDPKQLAEIFISGTLANDTMIFAPIPNLIFTRDVGITINNHILLNKPAKKARVRETLLMRYIFFNHPLFEGYRNNILEIPDVTMHFLRPGDEPAFSTTLEGGDVMMVSPNHVLIGCSERTSEHGANEAIKLLFDQDVVEKVTVVKIPSKRDYMHLDTVFTQVKRNTWVILNSIAHSPKYNPYEPINFLKEPEKLEATTAIQFTKANPQEPKHFEHVEALLNDISQNDLKSTEPTQIIYSGNNQFPYDSREQWTDSCNLLAIKEGVVLGYDRNDKTVEAFKAAGFDIVDVKDLIQDLESGKISAETITDTLILMPSAELSRARGGFHCMSLPVLRDNL; encoded by the coding sequence ATGAGCGAGCAGAACCCCAATTTTAAAGTGAGCGTAACCACCGAAATCGGCAGATTGCGTAAATTATTAATACATAGTCCTGATAGTGGATTAGGCAAAGTAGTACCCTCAAAGGCACAAGATTGGCTTTTCGAAGATATTGTCCATTTAGATACCATCCGTAAAGGCGAATACGATTATTATATTAAACTGTTGATGTATTTTCTTGATCCTGATAAGATTAAAGGAAAACTGGCTGAAATAGATTCAGAAGCATCCAACCGTAATTATTATAAACCTAACCACCCCGATTTTCATAATTCTAAATCGGTAATCGAGATTCAGAACCTGTTAAGTGAAATGCTGGAGGACGAATCCATCCGTAAAAAACTGGTTGCTGCTGTTTGTGCGATTGAAGGTTGTACTTATAAAGTTCAATTGGAATTAACCAATACCGATCCGAAACAATTGGCAGAGATTTTTATCTCCGGAACATTGGCCAACGATACCATGATTTTTGCGCCAATCCCTAATTTAATTTTCACCAGAGATGTGGGCATAACCATTAACAACCACATCCTGTTAAACAAACCGGCAAAAAAAGCTCGTGTGCGCGAAACACTTTTAATGCGTTATATTTTCTTCAACCACCCTTTGTTTGAAGGTTACCGCAATAATATTCTCGAAATTCCAGATGTGACCATGCACTTTTTACGTCCGGGCGATGAACCAGCTTTCAGCACCACTTTAGAAGGTGGCGACGTGATGATGGTAAGCCCTAATCATGTATTAATTGGCTGTAGCGAAAGAACCTCTGAACATGGTGCCAATGAAGCGATTAAACTGTTGTTCGATCAGGATGTGGTAGAAAAAGTTACCGTGGTAAAAATACCAAGCAAACGCGATTATATGCACCTGGATACTGTTTTTACACAGGTTAAACGCAATACCTGGGTCATTTTGAATTCCATTGCCCATTCACCAAAATATAATCCTTACGAGCCGATCAACTTTTTAAAAGAACCAGAAAAATTAGAGGCCACCACTGCTATCCAGTTTACTAAAGCCAATCCACAGGAACCTAAACATTTCGAACACGTAGAAGCTTTATTAAACGATATTAGCCAGAACGACTTAAAAAGCACTGAACCCACTCAGATTATCTACAGCGGAAATAACCAGTTCCCTTACGATTCGAGAGAACAATGGACGGATTCTTGTAACCTTTTAGCGATTAAAGAAGGTGTGGTTTTAGGCTACGATAGAAACGATAAAACTGTTGAAGCCTTTAAAGCTGCCGGCTTTGATATAGTGGATGTGAAAGATTTGATCCAGGATTTAGAAAGCGGCAAAATAAGCGCCGAAACCATAACCGATACCTTGATTTTAATGCCATCGGCAGAATTATCACGCGCCCGTGGTGGTTTTCATTGTATGAGTTTACCTGTTTTGAGAGACAATTTATAG
- the ctlX gene encoding citrulline utilization hydrolase CtlX yields the protein MQTTNHILMIRPVDFKFNEQTAGNNKFQVASTESNVQTAALKEFDAFVALLQQNGVDVTVIDDTLEPETPDSIFPNNWVSFHDDGSVYLYPMFSENRRLERRNEILEGLKDHFEVNHISDLSFYEQQHAFLEGTGSMVLDRINKIAYACLSVRTDEEVLNNFCMLTGYEPVAFQAVDGSNFPIYHTNVMMCIGDRFAVICLDSIKDPEEKLNVTISLKSTGKEIIEISLEQMNKFAGNMLQVSNAEDESLLVMSEQAFLSLTAEQIAALEQYSRIIYAPLYTIEKNGGGSARCMLAEIHLPGK from the coding sequence ATGCAGACGACCAATCACATTTTAATGATCCGCCCCGTTGATTTTAAATTCAACGAGCAAACGGCAGGAAACAATAAATTCCAGGTTGCTTCTACCGAAAGCAATGTACAAACAGCTGCGCTAAAAGAGTTTGATGCTTTTGTTGCCTTATTGCAGCAAAATGGCGTAGATGTTACCGTGATAGATGACACTTTGGAGCCTGAAACACCGGATTCTATTTTTCCGAACAATTGGGTTTCTTTCCACGATGATGGCTCAGTATATCTTTATCCTATGTTTTCTGAAAACCGCAGGTTAGAGCGCAGAAATGAAATATTAGAAGGATTGAAAGACCATTTTGAAGTTAACCATATCAGCGATTTAAGCTTTTACGAACAACAACATGCGTTTTTAGAGGGTACCGGAAGCATGGTACTAGATCGTATCAACAAAATTGCTTACGCCTGCTTAAGTGTGCGCACAGACGAAGAAGTGCTAAACAATTTTTGCATGCTTACCGGATACGAGCCAGTTGCTTTCCAGGCGGTAGATGGATCAAATTTCCCGATTTACCATACCAATGTGATGATGTGCATTGGTGATCGTTTTGCAGTAATCTGTCTGGATTCGATAAAAGATCCTGAGGAGAAATTAAATGTAACCATCAGTTTAAAAAGCACTGGCAAAGAAATCATCGAAATCAGTCTGGAACAGATGAATAAATTTGCAGGTAATATGTTACAGGTAAGTAATGCCGAGGACGAAAGTTTATTGGTGATGTCCGAACAGGCTTTTTTATCTTTAACTGCTGAGCAGATTGCTGCGCTTGAACAATATAGCAGAATCATTTATGCACCACTTTACACCATTGAAAAAAATGGTGGTGGCAGCGCGAGGTGTATGCTGGCTGAGATACATTTACCTGGTAAATAG
- a CDS encoding PhnA domain-containing protein, with translation MSLAQELQTRSGNKCELCTAETNLSVYEVPPTSNANSDNSILVCKTCLDQIEKTEQLAPNHWKILTETMWSEFAPVQVVAWRMLSRLRNEGWAADSLDILYLEDETLDWAKKTGDHEQDGTVEFHQDSNGTRLFEGDTVVLVKTLDVKGSTLSAKLGTVVKNIRLVHDNIEQIEGKVEGQTIVILTKYLRKG, from the coding sequence ATGTCTTTAGCACAAGAATTACAGACCCGTTCGGGCAATAAATGCGAATTATGCACCGCTGAAACCAATTTATCAGTGTACGAAGTGCCGCCAACCAGCAATGCCAATAGTGATAACAGTATTTTAGTTTGTAAAACCTGTTTAGACCAGATTGAAAAAACAGAACAGCTTGCACCAAACCATTGGAAAATATTAACAGAAACCATGTGGTCGGAATTTGCCCCGGTACAGGTTGTTGCCTGGAGAATGTTGAGCAGATTAAGAAATGAAGGCTGGGCAGCAGATAGTCTGGATATTTTATACCTGGAAGATGAAACTTTGGACTGGGCTAAAAAAACCGGCGACCACGAGCAAGACGGAACAGTAGAATTCCATCAGGACAGCAACGGTACGCGATTATTTGAAGGCGATACCGTGGTTTTGGTTAAAACGTTAGATGTTAAAGGCTCTACTTTGAGCGCTAAATTGGGTACTGTTGTTAAAAACATCCGATTAGTTCATGATAACATTGAACAGATTGAGGGTAAAGTAGAAGGACAAACCATTGTAATTTTAACCAAATATCTCCGCAAAGGATAA